One Obesumbacterium proteus DNA window includes the following coding sequences:
- the megL gene encoding methionine gamma-lyase, with product MKLHDKGYNTKTIHAGQHPDATTGALATPIFQTSTFVFENAKQGAARFALEEPGYIYTRLGNPTQTALEEKIAILEGGEAALATASGMAAISSTLLTLCGQGDHIVASEAIYGCTHALLSHSMPKFGIEVTFVDAANIENIKAAIKPNTKVVYIETPANPTLSIIDIEQSAKLAHANDALLVVDNTFMSPYCQNPLKFGADIVVHSVTKYINGHGDVIGGVIVGDQEFINQARFVGVKDITGGCISPFNAWLTLRGLKTLAVRMERHCQNAMQVAKFLSSHSAVTKVYYPGLPEHPNYELGKKQMSNFGAVISFEIKGGVEAGQTVMDSVELCLLAVSLGDTETLIQHPASMTHSPMLPEERMKAGITDGLIRISVGLEDPEDIIADLEQAFNKAIY from the coding sequence ATGAAACTGCACGATAAAGGCTATAACACTAAAACCATCCATGCAGGACAGCATCCAGATGCAACAACCGGTGCGCTAGCCACACCTATTTTTCAGACTTCTACATTCGTATTCGAAAACGCGAAGCAAGGCGCAGCCAGATTTGCCCTCGAGGAACCGGGATATATCTACACCCGCCTTGGGAATCCAACGCAAACGGCCCTTGAAGAAAAAATTGCCATATTAGAAGGAGGTGAAGCCGCGTTAGCCACCGCATCGGGAATGGCCGCGATTTCATCAACGCTACTAACGCTGTGTGGACAAGGCGATCACATCGTGGCTTCTGAGGCAATATATGGCTGTACCCATGCGTTATTGTCGCACAGCATGCCTAAATTCGGGATAGAGGTCACCTTCGTCGATGCTGCCAATATAGAAAACATCAAGGCAGCAATAAAACCAAATACCAAAGTGGTTTATATTGAGACTCCCGCCAACCCTACCTTATCCATTATCGATATCGAGCAAAGCGCCAAACTCGCTCATGCCAACGATGCATTATTAGTCGTCGATAACACCTTTATGTCACCTTATTGCCAAAACCCACTTAAATTTGGTGCTGACATCGTGGTTCACAGCGTGACTAAATATATTAATGGCCACGGTGATGTGATCGGCGGTGTGATCGTTGGTGACCAAGAATTCATCAATCAAGCGCGCTTTGTCGGCGTTAAAGATATAACCGGTGGCTGTATCAGCCCTTTCAACGCTTGGCTCACACTGCGTGGATTAAAAACCTTGGCCGTTCGCATGGAGCGCCATTGTCAGAATGCCATGCAGGTAGCGAAATTTTTATCCTCGCATTCAGCCGTCACAAAGGTTTATTATCCCGGCCTGCCAGAACATCCAAACTATGAATTGGGCAAAAAACAGATGTCGAATTTTGGCGCTGTGATTAGCTTTGAAATTAAAGGGGGCGTTGAAGCAGGGCAAACCGTGATGGACTCCGTTGAACTTTGCCTGCTTGCTGTCAGCCTTGGCGATACTGAAACCTTGATTCAGCACCCTGCATCCATGACGCATTCACCTATGTTACCAGAGGAAAGAATGAAAGCCGGTATTACCGATGGCCTAATAAGAATATCTGTAGGACTTGAAGATCCTGAAGATATCATCGCTGACCTCGAACAAGCGTTTAATAAGGCGATTTATTAA